Proteins co-encoded in one Saprospira grandis genomic window:
- a CDS encoding 2Fe-2S iron-sulfur cluster-binding protein yields the protein MSDTIKVTVIDRNGQAHELDAPTDMNMNMMELCKAYELPVEGTCGGMALCASCHMYIESDHELNEPSDDEEDMLDQAFFVEDNSRLGCQIHLRPELEGLVVRLAAVED from the coding sequence ATGTCAGATACAATCAAAGTAACGGTTATTGACCGAAATGGGCAGGCCCATGAACTGGATGCCCCCACCGACATGAATATGAACATGATGGAGCTTTGCAAGGCCTATGAATTGCCTGTAGAAGGGACCTGTGGGGGGATGGCGCTTTGTGCAAGCTGCCATATGTATATAGAGAGCGATCATGAATTGAATGAGCCCTCTGATGATGAAGAAGACATGCTGGACCAGGCCTTTTTTGTGGAGGATAATAGCCGTTTGGGCTGTCAAATCCATTTGCGGCCCGAACTAGAGGGCTTGGTGGTGCGCTTGGCCGCAGTAGAGGACTAA
- the bcp gene encoding thioredoxin-dependent thiol peroxidase produces the protein MAVTLKAGDKAPNFEGKDQNGKSISLADFSGKTLILYFYPKDDTPGCTKEACNLRDNYEALLEQGYAVVGVSPDGEASHQKFIEKYSLPFPLIADEEKVIMEAYGTWGEKNMYGKIKLGVLRTTFIIDGEGVILKVFKRPKTAEHTEQILKAMEKLS, from the coding sequence ATGGCTGTTACATTAAAAGCAGGAGATAAGGCCCCTAACTTTGAGGGCAAAGACCAGAATGGGAAAAGCATTAGCTTGGCTGATTTTTCGGGTAAAACCCTGATTTTATATTTTTATCCCAAAGATGATACCCCCGGCTGTACCAAAGAAGCCTGCAACCTCCGAGATAACTATGAGGCTTTGTTGGAACAAGGCTATGCGGTAGTTGGCGTCAGCCCCGATGGCGAAGCCTCGCATCAGAAGTTTATTGAAAAATATAGCCTACCTTTCCCTTTGATTGCCGATGAGGAAAAAGTCATTATGGAAGCCTATGGGACCTGGGGCGAGAAGAACATGTATGGCAAAATCAAACTAGGGGTATTGCGGACCACCTTCATCATAGATGGGGAGGGCGTCATTTTGAAAGTATTTAAGCGCCCCAAAACTGCAGAACACACAGAGCAGATTTTGAAGGCCATGGAGAAATTATCCTAG
- a CDS encoding RNA polymerase sigma factor, with product MNTDRETLLLEQLSMGQELALKAIFEQHYQSIYRIIYRMLQNKATAEDLSQEVFLKLWEKREKLNIRGPIGPYLRRMAVNEALGHLRKHKKYFIEDIEEQHDLAAPPTADAEAVYAEKELKQALNKAIKSLPPRCRSVFVLSRFDGLSYKEIGESMNISVKTVENQMGKALKVMRKLLSPYLPLALFIVKICSSIGAKLF from the coding sequence ATGAATACAGATCGCGAAACACTTTTACTAGAGCAATTGAGTATGGGCCAAGAACTGGCCCTCAAGGCCATTTTTGAGCAGCATTATCAGTCGATATACCGCATTATTTATCGGATGTTGCAAAATAAAGCTACGGCCGAAGACCTCTCTCAGGAGGTCTTTCTCAAGCTTTGGGAAAAGCGAGAAAAGCTGAATATACGTGGACCAATAGGGCCTTATTTGCGTCGGATGGCGGTAAATGAGGCCTTGGGCCATTTGCGCAAGCATAAAAAGTACTTTATAGAAGATATAGAGGAACAACACGATCTGGCGGCGCCCCCAACTGCCGATGCAGAAGCGGTTTATGCAGAAAAAGAATTGAAGCAGGCCCTAAATAAAGCGATCAAGAGTTTGCCGCCTCGCTGTCGCTCTGTCTTTGTCCTTAGCCGATTTGATGGCCTCTCTTATAAAGAAATTGGAGAGAGCATGAATATTTCGGTGAAAACCGTAGAAAACCAAATGGGCAAAGCCCTAAAGGTGATGCGCAAATTACTGAGTCCCTACTTGCCTTTGGCGCTCTTTATTGTTAAAATTTGTTCTAGCATAGGGGCCAAGCTCTTTTAG
- a CDS encoding FecR family protein, with protein MATLYNGEDIPWSLLAKDIQNCLAKEEEEALAEWLAASEEHQALQAELGRIWSLPEADLPPSSQAEVWLELQKKLQQRRPQKTFWQRYTNLTAVAASLLLVVFVLYGTGSFNWKSEAVAELNWLELEAQDSRNLQMPDGSIIFLNKKSKLRYPDRFQDRREVELLAGEAFFEINRDLEHPFVLQIAKAGQLEVLGTSFNVRAYENESEMCLSVSTGKVRYRSPEGEEYVLEKGEAVYYNYKDKRAKLKSPVNPTYWRDGLLNYKDFALADLRQDIEQKYGVHLEFEDEALGQCLFNGSFKSPKVEEILQALSFTLNLSVKKVTDKTYLLSGAPCTSALD; from the coding sequence ATGGCAACACTATACAATGGCGAAGATATTCCATGGTCCTTATTGGCCAAGGACATCCAAAATTGCTTAGCAAAAGAGGAGGAGGAAGCCCTGGCCGAATGGCTGGCCGCTTCAGAAGAACATCAGGCTCTACAAGCCGAGCTAGGGCGCATTTGGAGCCTGCCAGAAGCCGATTTGCCCCCGAGCAGCCAGGCAGAGGTTTGGCTGGAGCTACAGAAAAAGCTACAGCAAAGAAGGCCGCAAAAAACCTTTTGGCAACGCTATACCAATCTGACGGCCGTAGCCGCTAGCCTGCTGCTGGTGGTTTTTGTGCTTTATGGAACAGGTAGCTTTAATTGGAAATCAGAGGCCGTGGCCGAGCTCAACTGGCTAGAACTAGAGGCCCAAGATAGCCGCAATTTGCAAATGCCCGATGGCAGCATCATTTTCCTCAATAAAAAAAGCAAACTCCGCTATCCCGATCGCTTCCAAGATCGTAGAGAGGTGGAGCTTTTGGCCGGAGAGGCCTTTTTTGAGATTAACCGAGATCTAGAACATCCCTTCGTTTTGCAAATTGCTAAAGCTGGACAATTAGAGGTGCTAGGCACTAGCTTTAATGTTCGAGCCTATGAAAATGAAAGCGAAATGTGCCTGTCGGTAAGCACAGGAAAGGTCCGCTACCGCAGCCCAGAAGGAGAGGAGTACGTTTTGGAAAAAGGAGAGGCCGTTTATTACAACTATAAAGACAAAAGGGCCAAATTAAAAAGCCCGGTCAATCCCACTTATTGGCGAGATGGTCTCCTCAATTATAAGGATTTTGCCCTAGCCGATTTGCGCCAAGATATAGAACAAAAATATGGAGTGCATCTAGAGTTTGAAGATGAAGCTTTGGGACAATGTCTCTTTAATGGCAGCTTTAAGTCACCTAAGGTAGAGGAGATCCTACAAGCGCTTAGCTTTACCCTCAATTTATCAGTGAAAAAAGTAACTGATAAAACCTATTTGCTATCTGGGGCGCCCTGTACTTCTGCTTTAGATTAA
- a CDS encoding S8 family serine peptidase gives MRLKIMLFLICLSGSLWGQKKLLLRLESGQSLNLLAQKKDCLAKDWGIWRYSIAAADSAEVQQYLDQRLGPQNWQWEHQLQYRARPNDPEYDFWQWNMDLLGLPEIWEETTGGLAGSDTLVVALIDGGGDWAHEDLAENIYINWGEVPDDGVDNDQNGYIDDYRGWRADSGDDEHAPDSHASSVAGIIGAKGNNGVGMAGINWNIKIMLLSGQSANSLLEESNILASYYYIWKMRQLYEESGGQQGAYILVSNLSAGIDFGRPEDHPLWCGVYDSLGQAGILSVAASMNRKENIDEVGDMPCLCPSEALMTVSLSNRYDALDRNAPYGPLHLDLAAPGAVYTLRPNNTYNVFGGTSGAAPHLAGGIALLASYPAADWQAYLKAEPQAAMYLLRDILLASVSKKGDMEELKSGGRLDLGAAFRLLKSLYGPKEEENSFLWRRASDQIYLSYRAKRAGNYRLKITDIGGRQVFYTEKSLEEEELTIWELGPFEGRQLLFVSLYEENRLIKTEKFVY, from the coding sequence ATGCGACTAAAAATAATGCTGTTCCTAATCTGTTTATCGGGGAGTTTATGGGGGCAAAAAAAGCTGCTTTTACGGCTAGAGTCGGGGCAATCCCTGAACCTATTGGCGCAAAAAAAAGATTGTTTGGCCAAAGATTGGGGCATTTGGCGCTACAGCATAGCGGCAGCAGACAGCGCAGAAGTGCAGCAGTATTTGGACCAACGCTTGGGGCCTCAAAACTGGCAGTGGGAGCATCAACTGCAGTATCGGGCTCGGCCCAACGACCCCGAATATGACTTTTGGCAGTGGAATATGGACCTATTGGGTTTGCCCGAAATTTGGGAAGAAACCACTGGTGGTTTGGCGGGCTCGGATACCCTTGTTGTGGCCCTAATTGATGGGGGAGGCGATTGGGCGCATGAGGATTTGGCGGAAAACATATATATAAACTGGGGGGAAGTTCCGGATGATGGGGTAGACAATGACCAAAACGGCTACATAGATGATTATCGGGGTTGGCGAGCGGATAGTGGAGATGATGAGCATGCGCCCGACAGCCATGCGAGTTCGGTAGCGGGCATTATTGGGGCCAAGGGGAACAATGGGGTCGGCATGGCGGGCATCAATTGGAACATCAAAATAATGTTGCTTTCGGGGCAGTCGGCCAACAGCCTTTTGGAGGAGAGCAACATCTTGGCGAGCTACTACTACATCTGGAAAATGCGGCAGCTCTATGAAGAAAGTGGGGGGCAGCAGGGGGCCTATATCTTGGTCAGCAATTTATCGGCGGGCATAGACTTTGGGCGGCCCGAGGATCATCCGCTTTGGTGTGGCGTTTATGACAGCTTGGGGCAGGCGGGTATATTGAGTGTGGCGGCTAGTATGAATCGGAAAGAAAACATAGATGAGGTAGGAGACATGCCCTGTCTTTGTCCCTCGGAGGCCTTAATGACCGTAAGTTTGAGTAATCGTTATGATGCATTGGACCGCAATGCGCCCTATGGCCCTTTGCATTTAGATTTGGCGGCGCCTGGGGCGGTTTATACGCTTCGGCCCAACAATACATATAATGTATTTGGCGGAACCTCTGGGGCGGCGCCTCATTTGGCGGGGGGCATCGCCCTATTGGCGAGTTATCCAGCAGCAGACTGGCAGGCCTACCTCAAGGCCGAGCCGCAGGCGGCTATGTATTTATTGCGGGATATTCTATTGGCCAGCGTGAGTAAAAAGGGCGATATGGAAGAATTAAAATCTGGGGGGCGTTTAGATTTGGGGGCGGCCTTTCGCTTATTAAAATCCTTATATGGGCCCAAAGAGGAGGAAAATTCTTTTTTGTGGCGGCGGGCTTCGGATCAAATATATTTAAGTTATCGGGCCAAAAGAGCGGGAAACTACCGTTTGAAGATAACAGATATAGGGGGGCGGCAAGTTTTTTATACAGAAAAATCCTTGGAAGAAGAAGAACTAACTATTTGGGAATTAGGGCCTTTTGAGGGTCGGCAGCTTTTGTTTGTCTCGCTCTATGAAGAAAATCGGTTAATAAAGACAGAAAAATTTGTCTATTAG
- the rpmB gene encoding 50S ribosomal protein L28 translates to MSRICQLTGKKAMVGNNVSHSNRKTRRRFNANIKTKRIFVPESNVWIKVKVSMRALRTMNKLGVYNFLKRQIAKGYDPFIWVEDPKAAEKSNERGYRRLEHTDAQGNKSYSITFEPEAADNNRKVRLSSVIK, encoded by the coding sequence ATGTCGAGAATTTGTCAATTGACCGGAAAGAAAGCTATGGTGGGAAACAATGTTTCTCACTCTAATCGCAAGACCAGACGTCGTTTCAATGCGAATATTAAAACTAAGCGTATTTTTGTACCCGAATCAAATGTTTGGATCAAAGTAAAGGTGAGCATGCGTGCTCTACGTACGATGAACAAATTGGGGGTATATAACTTCTTGAAGCGTCAGATCGCTAAAGGATACGATCCCTTTATTTGGGTAGAAGATCCTAAGGCTGCTGAAAAGAGTAATGAGCGTGGTTACCGTCGCCTAGAGCACACTGATGCTCAGGGTAACAAGAGCTACAGCATTACTTTTGAGCCTGAAGCTGCAGATAATAATCGCAAAGTGCGTCTCTCTTCTGTTATTAAGTAA
- the rpmG gene encoding 50S ribosomal protein L33, translating to MAKKSKGNRVQVILECTEHKDSGLPGTSRYITVKNRKNTPARMELKKYNPILKRYTIHKEIK from the coding sequence ATGGCTAAGAAAAGCAAAGGTAATCGCGTACAGGTGATTTTGGAGTGCACAGAGCACAAAGATTCTGGTCTTCCTGGCACTTCACGTTACATCACTGTGAAGAACCGTAAGAACACACCTGCTCGTATGGAGTTGAAGAAATACAATCCCATCTTGAAGCGTTACACTATCCATAAAGAGATTAAGTAA
- a CDS encoding DUF4295 domain-containing protein: protein MAKKVSKNARVAQRAANAGSGKDHVRVVKSVKDPNTGKYSYKEVIVHKDQVEDFFKNK from the coding sequence ATGGCTAAGAAAGTATCAAAAAACGCACGTGTAGCCCAACGTGCTGCGAATGCAGGCAGTGGTAAAGATCACGTGAGAGTTGTTAAGTCCGTAAAGGACCCCAACACAGGAAAGTATTCTTATAAGGAAGTTATCGTCCACAAAGATCAAGTGGAAGACTTCTTCAAGAATAAATAA
- the ftsY gene encoding signal recognition particle-docking protein FtsY, with protein MGFFNKLFGKKEKEDLDKGLEKTKTNFFNKMSRAIAGKTKVDDEVLDELESVLIQSDVGLKTTIKIIERIEERVARDKYMSTSELNEILRDEIVQLLGENTTEETNFFSIPKEAKRPYIILIVGVNGAGKTTTIGKLAKRFVDQGHKVVLGAADTFRAAAVDQLGIWAERVGCDFYSKGMNTDPAAVAYETTQYAIQNNCDIAIIDTAGRLHNNKQLMAELSKIKRSLSKQIEDAPHEVMLVLDGSVGQNAFIQAEEFTKATDVSSLAITKLDGTAKGGVVIGISDQFKIPIKYIGVGEGIEHLQAFNKRSFVDSFFSQKEG; from the coding sequence ATGGGATTTTTTAACAAACTTTTTGGGAAGAAAGAAAAAGAAGACCTGGATAAAGGCCTAGAAAAAACGAAGACCAATTTCTTCAATAAAATGTCTAGGGCTATTGCCGGTAAAACGAAGGTAGATGATGAGGTACTAGATGAATTAGAGTCGGTACTGATTCAGTCTGATGTAGGACTAAAAACGACCATTAAAATTATTGAGCGGATTGAGGAGCGAGTAGCTCGTGATAAGTATATGTCTACTTCTGAGCTCAATGAGATTCTCCGAGATGAGATTGTTCAGTTATTGGGCGAAAACACGACGGAGGAGACCAATTTCTTTTCTATTCCCAAGGAGGCCAAGCGTCCTTATATCATTTTGATTGTAGGCGTAAATGGAGCGGGCAAAACAACCACTATTGGCAAATTGGCCAAGCGTTTTGTAGATCAGGGCCATAAGGTGGTTTTGGGCGCAGCCGATACTTTCCGTGCTGCCGCTGTTGATCAGCTAGGCATTTGGGCCGAAAGAGTGGGCTGCGATTTTTATAGCAAGGGCATGAATACAGACCCTGCCGCAGTGGCCTATGAAACGACCCAGTACGCTATCCAAAATAACTGCGATATTGCTATTATTGATACGGCTGGACGCTTGCACAACAATAAGCAGTTGATGGCCGAGCTCTCTAAGATTAAGCGTTCTTTGTCTAAACAAATTGAGGATGCTCCTCATGAGGTGATGTTGGTCCTCGATGGCTCTGTAGGCCAAAATGCCTTCATTCAAGCCGAGGAGTTTACCAAGGCAACAGATGTAAGTTCGCTCGCTATTACCAAATTAGACGGTACCGCCAAGGGCGGGGTGGTCATTGGAATTAGCGACCAATTTAAGATTCCTATTAAATATATTGGGGTAGGAGAGGGCATAGAGCACCTCCAAGCCTTTAATAAGCGCAGCTTTGTCGATTCTTTCTTCTCGCAAAAAGAAGGATAG
- a CDS encoding bile acid:sodium symporter family protein: protein MLLLTDIDQLELAFSPSTQLLLKLVLGLIIFGVALDLRGQDFMALFKQPLAIVLGLLGQLLLLPALSFAFLYLAYFLNMAPLPSIALGMLLVAACPGGNMSNFFTHLAKGDTALSVSLSACTTLLAALTTPLNFMFWGSRLPFAQEEVKSLSLDFLPLFLDVSLMLALPLLLGLVVAHFKPKLASRMSPIFKWLSILFFGLLLVLAFISNIQVFLNYIGAVIFLVILQNALALGLGFALAKGSKLSWPQQKTLSIELGIQNSGLGLLLCFQYFSGLGGMALIAACWGIWHIVSGLSLAFYWSKK, encoded by the coding sequence ATGCTGCTGCTTACAGATATTGACCAGCTTGAGCTGGCTTTTAGTCCAAGTACCCAACTTCTTTTAAAGCTGGTACTTGGACTTATTATTTTTGGGGTGGCCCTAGACCTTCGGGGGCAAGATTTTATGGCCCTATTCAAACAGCCATTAGCTATTGTTTTGGGGCTGTTGGGGCAGCTGCTGCTTTTACCCGCCCTCTCTTTTGCTTTTTTGTATCTGGCCTATTTTCTCAATATGGCTCCCTTGCCCAGCATTGCTTTGGGCATGCTGTTGGTGGCCGCTTGTCCAGGCGGCAATATGTCCAACTTTTTTACGCATCTGGCCAAAGGAGATACGGCCCTTTCGGTGAGCTTATCGGCTTGTACTACCCTTTTGGCTGCCCTGACTACGCCCCTCAATTTTATGTTTTGGGGGAGCCGTTTGCCCTTTGCTCAAGAAGAGGTAAAGAGCCTTTCGCTAGACTTTCTTCCACTTTTTCTAGATGTTAGCCTGATGCTGGCCTTACCCCTTTTGCTAGGCCTTGTTGTGGCCCACTTTAAGCCGAAGTTGGCCAGTAGGATGTCGCCCATTTTCAAATGGTTGTCTATTCTGTTTTTTGGCCTTTTGCTGGTCTTGGCCTTTATCTCCAATATTCAGGTTTTCCTAAATTATATCGGCGCAGTTATTTTCTTGGTCATTTTGCAAAATGCCTTGGCCTTAGGGCTGGGTTTTGCACTGGCTAAAGGAAGCAAGCTGTCTTGGCCCCAACAGAAAACTCTGAGCATTGAGCTGGGAATACAGAATTCTGGCCTTGGCTTGTTACTCTGTTTTCAATATTTTAGTGGGCTGGGCGGTATGGCCCTTATTGCGGCCTGCTGGGGCATTTGGCATATTGTCTCTGGCCTGAGCCTAGCCTTTTATTGGTCCAAGAAATGA
- a CDS encoding carbonic anhydrase codes for MKTLSYLALFLLGLGLTACSSNEQHINEHHPETVEKSPVKLEAAPEEGHEGHHHEDWSYQGETGPEHWAELEKTSDCGGMHQSPINIVEYKTDEALPPLDIQYADQTVLHDVVNNGHSIQYDFEEGDYIVLEGEKYYLKQFHFHEPSEHTIEGVRYPLEMHLVHANKDGDIAVLAVMAKEGGQSAPFDFLEAYLPLEPGAKKEIGKPFDMNLNLPKDRSYYHYTGSLTTPPCSENVQWYIFKTPIDISLKQAKVLEENMPVHNYRNEQPVNDRIVKASPNF; via the coding sequence ATGAAAACGCTAAGCTACTTAGCCCTATTTCTATTAGGGCTAGGCCTAACGGCCTGTTCTTCCAATGAGCAACACATTAACGAGCACCACCCAGAAACTGTAGAAAAAAGCCCCGTAAAACTAGAGGCGGCTCCAGAAGAAGGGCATGAGGGGCATCATCATGAGGACTGGAGTTATCAGGGAGAGACCGGGCCAGAGCATTGGGCTGAATTAGAAAAAACCTCTGATTGTGGGGGGATGCATCAGTCTCCAATTAACATTGTAGAGTACAAAACAGACGAGGCCCTTCCTCCATTAGACATTCAGTATGCAGATCAGACGGTATTGCATGATGTGGTCAACAATGGTCACTCTATTCAGTATGATTTTGAAGAAGGCGACTATATTGTTTTGGAGGGAGAGAAATACTACCTCAAGCAATTTCACTTTCACGAGCCTTCTGAGCACACCATTGAGGGCGTTCGTTATCCTTTAGAGATGCACTTGGTACATGCCAACAAAGATGGCGACATTGCTGTTTTGGCGGTTATGGCCAAAGAAGGTGGGCAGAGTGCTCCCTTTGACTTCTTGGAGGCTTATCTTCCTTTAGAGCCAGGAGCGAAGAAAGAAATTGGGAAGCCATTTGACATGAACCTCAACCTTCCTAAAGACAGAAGTTACTACCATTACACCGGTTCTTTGACCACACCTCCTTGTTCTGAAAATGTGCAGTGGTATATTTTCAAGACACCCATTGACATTTCTTTAAAGCAGGCCAAAGTACTAGAAGAGAACATGCCTGTTCATAATTACCGCAATGAGCAGCCAGTGAATGATCGCATTGTAAAAGCGAGCCCCAATTTCTAA
- a CDS encoding lipoprotein signal peptidase, which produces MKRGILASLLLIIVLVADQWLKIWVKLNMQMGQHFNIFGEGQDWGQIYFTENPGMAFGLELGGEYGKLLLTSFRLVAVSIMSVYLYQIIKKKKGRTLISSVSFILAGALGNILDSVFYGAFFTESPIHGGLAEVTAFGEGYAPLLYGRVVDMFYFPLLEGDYPAWMPFVGGKHFLFFQPIFNLADASISLGVFLIIFCYQDFMETVGNPPKEEEKAEAISPVVDQEEPTVLEEEEKPKPSVEEQIGLEIDLEEEDDD; this is translated from the coding sequence TTGAAAAGAGGAATACTAGCGAGTCTGTTATTGATCATTGTCTTAGTGGCGGATCAGTGGCTCAAGATTTGGGTCAAGCTCAACATGCAGATGGGCCAACATTTTAACATTTTTGGCGAGGGGCAAGATTGGGGACAGATTTATTTTACGGAGAACCCGGGCATGGCCTTTGGCTTAGAACTGGGGGGAGAATACGGCAAACTACTACTGACTAGTTTTCGTTTGGTGGCGGTCAGCATCATGTCTGTCTACCTATATCAGATCATCAAGAAAAAGAAAGGGCGGACCTTAATCAGCAGTGTATCCTTTATTTTGGCTGGGGCCTTGGGGAACATTTTGGATAGTGTATTTTATGGGGCATTTTTCACGGAAAGTCCGATACATGGTGGCTTGGCTGAAGTTACTGCATTTGGAGAAGGCTATGCGCCCTTATTGTATGGTCGGGTAGTTGATATGTTTTACTTTCCGCTTTTGGAGGGGGATTATCCGGCTTGGATGCCCTTTGTGGGAGGCAAGCACTTCTTGTTTTTCCAGCCCATTTTCAATTTGGCCGATGCTTCGATTAGCTTAGGAGTATTTTTAATCATCTTCTGTTATCAGGACTTTATGGAAACCGTGGGCAATCCACCCAAAGAAGAAGAGAAAGCGGAAGCTATTTCGCCTGTAGTGGACCAAGAAGAGCCTACTGTTTTGGAGGAAGAAGAAAAGCCCAAGCCCTCTGTAGAGGAGCAAATTGGGTTGGAGATTGATTTGGAGGAAGAAGATGATGACTAA
- a CDS encoding SRPBCC family protein, with translation MQILLKTKVEQAPKAVMAAFDRELFIQLKPPGVGLKLLRFDGSETGDRVEMQLNFGLFKQNWRGRITDHGEERGGYYFVDEAEGEELPFFLKKWRHKHWVLPADSGSWIVDEIDYEAPSGLNLLLYPSLWLQFAYRKPIYRKYFRLAGPERQ, from the coding sequence ATGCAAATTTTATTAAAAACGAAGGTAGAGCAGGCCCCCAAAGCGGTCATGGCGGCTTTTGACCGAGAACTATTTATTCAGCTCAAGCCGCCTGGAGTTGGCTTAAAATTGCTGCGTTTTGATGGTAGTGAAACGGGAGATCGGGTAGAAATGCAATTGAATTTTGGATTATTTAAGCAAAACTGGCGGGGGCGGATTACGGATCATGGCGAAGAGCGGGGCGGATATTACTTTGTGGATGAGGCCGAGGGAGAAGAGCTGCCTTTTTTCTTAAAAAAGTGGCGGCATAAGCATTGGGTACTGCCGGCGGACTCGGGGAGTTGGATTGTAGACGAGATTGACTATGAGGCTCCTTCGGGCTTAAATTTATTGCTTTATCCTTCGCTTTGGTTGCAGTTTGCCTATCGGAAGCCGATATATCGGAAATACTTTCGCTTGGCGGGGCCGGAGCGGCAATAA
- a CDS encoding Maf family protein, which translates to MSASIPLFFPEIEILLASKSPRRQQLLRDMGLRFQQIAQNVEEDYPPTLPLADIALFLAQKKARSVLHLLEKAEQLLLCSDTTVIDAKNSYEKPQSTEEAKAFLRALSGKTHEVRTAVCLWGQEKRYDIIGSSKVEFAELTDQQIEYYVSHFQPFDKAGGYAIQEWIGLIGIKGIQGSYFNIVGLPSQQLFAALCDYQTILDQKK; encoded by the coding sequence ATGTCTGCTTCTATTCCATTGTTTTTTCCAGAAATAGAAATCCTTTTAGCTTCCAAATCGCCCAGAAGACAACAACTGTTGCGAGATATGGGTTTGCGTTTTCAGCAAATTGCCCAAAATGTAGAAGAGGATTATCCTCCTACTCTCCCCCTAGCCGATATTGCCCTCTTTTTAGCCCAAAAAAAGGCCCGCTCGGTGTTGCACTTACTAGAGAAAGCCGAACAGCTGCTCCTTTGTTCAGATACTACCGTCATTGATGCCAAAAATAGCTACGAAAAACCCCAATCTACAGAAGAGGCCAAGGCCTTTTTAAGGGCTTTGTCGGGAAAAACGCATGAGGTCCGTACCGCTGTTTGCCTTTGGGGCCAAGAAAAACGTTACGATATTATAGGCAGCTCTAAAGTAGAATTTGCCGAACTAACCGACCAACAAATTGAGTATTACGTCAGCCATTTTCAACCCTTTGATAAGGCGGGCGGCTATGCTATCCAAGAGTGGATTGGCCTAATCGGCATTAAGGGCATCCAAGGCAGTTATTTTAATATTGTGGGCCTACCCAGCCAGCAATTATTTGCCGCCCTTTGCGATTACCAAACTATTTTGGACCAAAAAAAATAG
- a CDS encoding sigma-70 family RNA polymerase sigma factor — protein sequence MTCKSAHDRDLIRSYMQGDEKSFENLLNKHKARIYTSIYIFVKDKDLANDLFQETFIKIIDTFRSGRYNEEGKFLQWALRISYNLCVDHFRKNKRRPTVAASDDFDILDILKVNEDNQETRIMKRQTYDKVRQLVDCLPKEQREVIILRHYAELSFKEIAQLTKVSINTALGRMRYALINIRRMIEERQISLQ from the coding sequence ATGACCTGTAAATCTGCTCACGATCGGGACCTTATCCGTAGCTATATGCAAGGAGACGAAAAGTCTTTTGAAAACCTATTGAACAAGCATAAAGCTAGAATTTATACCTCTATCTATATCTTTGTCAAAGATAAGGATCTAGCCAATGATCTTTTCCAAGAGACTTTCATCAAAATTATCGACACTTTTCGTTCTGGCCGCTACAATGAAGAAGGCAAATTTCTTCAATGGGCTTTGCGCATCTCTTACAATCTTTGTGTCGATCATTTCCGCAAGAATAAGCGCCGGCCTACTGTAGCCGCTAGCGATGATTTTGATATCCTCGACATCCTTAAAGTCAATGAGGATAATCAAGAAACTCGCATCATGAAGCGCCAAACCTACGATAAAGTCCGCCAACTGGTCGATTGCCTACCTAAAGAACAACGTGAGGTCATTATCCTCCGCCATTATGCCGAGCTTTCTTTCAAAGAAATTGCTCAGCTCACCAAAGTAAGCATCAATACGGCTTTGGGCCGCATGCGCTATGCTTTGATCAATATTCGCCGAATGATTGAGGAACGACAGATTTCACTCCAATAA
- a CDS encoding DUF3276 family protein yields MGFDKKDRRFESVFSRKVKAGKRRTYFFDVRQTRGNDYYVTITESTRRFEDDSYSRHKIFLYKEDFNRFVESLNEVVDHVKTELLPDYDYEEYSRRYEDDGEWEFDQNDSSDGEGW; encoded by the coding sequence GTGGGATTTGACAAAAAAGACCGGCGCTTCGAGAGTGTTTTCTCGCGCAAAGTAAAAGCGGGCAAACGCCGAACGTACTTCTTTGATGTACGGCAGACCAGAGGGAATGATTATTATGTGACCATTACGGAGAGTACGCGCCGTTTTGAGGACGACAGTTACTCTAGGCACAAGATTTTCTTGTACAAAGAGGACTTCAATCGTTTTGTCGAAAGCTTAAACGAGGTGGTCGATCATGTAAAAACGGAGTTGTTGCCAGACTACGACTACGAAGAATACAGCCGTCGTTATGAAGATGATGGCGAATGGGAATTTGATCAGAACGATAGTTCTGATGGAGAGGGCTGGTAG